gaaccacagacagatctaaacaagacaaaacaccaacacagacagatcttaaCACTATATCTCTCTGAAACAAAAAATAGCTGTAATAacaatgtgtttgtgtttgtgtatgcaTTATTAAAGGATGCCATTAGGAGGAGGAAACAAGTGTGGCCGCTGCCATAAGACAGTGTACTTTGCAGAAGAGGTACTCTGTGACGGACGGAGCTTCCACAGGTCCTGCTTCCTCTGCAGTGAGTAAACTATTTGCTGCTTCCTGTCAGTCAACCTGAAACCACTGAACTACTGACACTTGTCATTACAGTCACAAGTATTACCGACCTAATGTGAACTGCTCAGCTAATCAGAAAGAAAATAAGGGCATGAATACGTGAAACGGCATAAAATAAAAGGCTATACTACATGGTTGCCTAAAGAGAAAGTAAAATACACTGTTAAAATGTAGATTATTCTTGTAATTCTTATAAGTATGAACATTTCTCTCTTCTATAAAAGATATCCTCTTGTATACATTTGATCAGTGAGTCCTAAAAGAGATACTTACTCTTTGATTCTCAGAGGCCAAACATTAAAAATAACTCTTCCAGCAACCATCTACAACAAATTTGCATCATACTGTAAAAAGTTATGAGCATTTTTAAAAATGCATTGAAATAGGTTATAAAAGGTATTTCTCTTcctcaacttgaaaaatatgtAGGTTCATAGAGGACTGAGTGGAGTTATTTGTGTTTCTGCGTTGTAAGCAAACATTCCTGTGGTGGAATCTAGATGAGAACATACTTTTTAAATTGAGCCGTTCCATAAAAGGAAACTAGGAATCCTATAAAAACACATGACTGTGCTCCAAGACGTGGACAAATATGCATTGTGATAACatacagtgtgtgcgtgtgcgtgtgtgtgtgttttatcagtGGTGTGTGGGAAGAACTTGGACAGCACGACTGTAGCTGTTCATCTGGATGAAGTCTACTGCAAAGGGTGCTACGGCAAGAAGTATGGACCAAAAGGCTACGGTTATGGCCAGGGAGCAGGGACCCTCAGTATGGACAAGGGAGAGTCTCTAGGCATTACACATGAGGAGTGAGtaacacaccgacacacacttCCTCCATCCCTTTAAGGTGCTTTATCCTGTTTATCCTAACAATCCTGTTTACTTTAGGGTTGTTGTTAAGGTCCTGACATATAAGGCCCTTAATGGGCAAGGTCCAAGCTATATTATTAACTCCCTTGTAAGCTACAAACCATCAGGAACACTGCGATCCTCTGCTGCCGGTTTATTAGAAGTTCCCAGAAACAGCGGTACAAAGAAGTTTGGTGAGGCAGCTTTCATTAACTACGGAAACAAATACCTATAGACCTCAGGGAAGCCAGTTCGGTggaagtttaaaaaaataaacgcaAAACACATTTGTACAATTTAGCCTTTTAGGAAGCAAACTCCGGCTCTCTGCTGCACTTTCTCAATGAATTGCGAATGCGATACATTTGAACCTGTCAGCCGATTGTGTGTTGAATTTGCACTATCCTCATTTTGATGCACAATTTCATCGTGTACCTTTaatctaaatgtattttttacatGTCTACTCTATgctattttttgtttgtttttatgtattttactGGTAACTGTATTCTATTGTATATCAATTTTCTGTCAAATGTctatgtgaagcactttgaactgcacttattgtatgaaaggtgctattacTGTAAGTAAagattagtattattattattattattattatttataaacaAGTTTTCTCTCTGTCTACGTCAGACCTGCTCCCCATCATCCAACC
This Pseudochaenichthys georgianus chromosome 7, fPseGeo1.2, whole genome shotgun sequence DNA region includes the following protein-coding sequences:
- the LOC117450102 gene encoding cysteine and glycine-rich protein 1-like; this encodes MPLGGGNKCGRCHKTVYFAEEVLCDGRSFHRSCFLCMVCGKNLDSTTVAVHLDEVYCKGCYGKKYGPKGYGYGQGAGTLSMDKGESLGITHEEPAPHHPTSNPNPSKLAQKFGGSDKCSRCGKAVYAAEKVIGAGNSWHKVGCFTCATCNKSLESTTQADKDGEIYCKSCYGKHFGPKGFGYGQGAGALSHTQ